In one Sesamum indicum cultivar Zhongzhi No. 13 linkage group LG12, S_indicum_v1.0, whole genome shotgun sequence genomic region, the following are encoded:
- the LOC105175852 gene encoding putative E3 ubiquitin-protein ligase LIN isoform X1 yields the protein MASLHKLLSEEGFERQNSRKPKKKVKFKDRSRREDSSIALPIYVCHDRRSFDSSRQRAEKALSLKGSSVFSSTRVGSGSERSNAKSVAQGTPRRDEPAVDGVAVKAMISILSGYVGQYLSDENFRQVIREKCRSCFEGRKKQSDNEIFAHLEMGIQSIERLVESRDIKEEMDLESLQKSIKILNIVASLDSNKSLINDSYLSACAHLYLSIVYKIAKNDKIAARHLLQVFSVSPFLARTHLLPELWEHFFLPHLLHLKIWANKELDVLATWGYADKDKRIIALNEQYNSQMDTGTSKFALYYKDWLKFGGQAPPTPSVPLPWKPTYARSRRKSSDSSTSFHSKSNKSLYQAVFGPIVKGRSMDLDNGNEDSKSVWDLEVGEKVRRAEEDIKHCSHVEKKAVAHRRSSSLSCRIEKADLWPDSQKSDYFRFLACRTESTKCLVQGNYMSNNETVKHDANIHVFALNDTTRAISTICSSESLRDCEIAIRTVSEAWLNSHGDKVIETSLSQVSVIRGIMEVLYVSNDDEILELAISILAELATKSEMNKRCILNSDPQLDVSIRLLRSSNLFLKAAALLYLVKPKAKQMISLEWVPLVLRVLEFGDQLQSLFSVRCIPYEAAYYFLDQLLTGFDEDKNLENARQIVSVGGLSLLVRRMGEGNSGEKSRAASLLHYCIQADGSCRHYLAKNLKKEAVVSLLVLERQSNSHALALLTELLRLSWRNGRIESLTGLIKGWDCLNTMHILLFNLQRARPKQRPIIAVLLLQLDLMGDPLEHSVYREEAVDAIVKALDCWVFDEKVQEQSARALSILGGHFSYSGEAEVETWLLRKAAVNENTGNTLYTHMNEEDKTMEIWQRKTAIALLTSGNRRLISALSNAMAHSIPCLARSSLVTICWISSALDSLGDKELYSAACSILAPQLIECLKDKTTAEEKILASFSLHNLGKGTDYFSWLSRLEKEEVLGCLHKLSRVTWTAKELIPVVTTTLFKDSFP from the exons ATGGCATCCCTGCATAAACTGCTGTCTGAAGAAGGATTCGAGCGCCAAAATTCTCgaaaacccaagaaaaaggTCAAGTTCAAAGACAGAAGCCGTCGGGAAGATTCATCAATCGCACTCCCCATTTACGTCTGCCATGATCGCAGAAGCTTTGATTCTTCGCGTCAAAGGGCTGAAAAGGCCCTCTCCCTCAAGGGCTCTTCCGTTTTTTCGTCAACAAGAGTAGGTTCTGGCTCTGAAAGATCGAATGCCAAGTCAGTGGCTCAGGGAACTCCAAGAAGAGATGAACCCGCCGTTGATGGTGTTGCCGTCAAAGCTATGATTTCTATCTTGAGTGGCTATGTTGGGCAATATTTGAGTGACGAGAATTTCCGCCAAGTCATTAGAGAAAAGTGCCGTTCTTGCTTTGAGGGAAGGAAGAAGCAATCAGATAACGAGATTTTCGCTCATTTGGAAATGGGCATTCAGAGCATTGAAAGGTTGGTTGAGAGTCGTGACATAAAGGAAGAGATGGACTTAGAGTCACTGCAAAAGTCCATCAAGATACTGAACATTGTAGCATCCTTGGATTCTAATAAGAGTTTGATCAATGATTCATATCTCTCCGCTTGTGCGCATCTTTACTTATCAATCGTATACAAGATTGCCAAAAACGATAAGATTGCAGCAAGGCACCTCCTGCAAGTTTTCAGCGTGTCCCCATTTCTTGCTCGAACGCATTTGCTTCCTGAACTTTGGGAgcatttctttcttcctcatcttcttcatctcAAGATTTGGGCCAACAAAGAGCTCGATGTTCTGGCAACTTGGGGATATGCCGACAAGGACAAAAGGATTATAGCTTTGAACGAGCAGTACAATAGCCAAATGGATACTGGCACATCAAAATTTGCTCTGTACTACAAGGACTGGCTAAAATTTGGTGGGCAAGCCCCTCCTACCCCATCAGTGCCTTTGCCTTGGAAACCAACTTATGCACGTTCAAGAAGGAAGTCTTCAGACTCTTCTACTTCTTTTCACTCCAAGAGCAATAAATCACT GTATCAAGCAGTATTTGGCCCTATTGTGAAGGGACGGTCAATGGACCTGGACAATGGAAATGAAGATTCCAAAAGTGTGTGGGATTTAGAGGTAGGAGAAAAAGTGCGTAGGGCAGAGGAAGATATAAAGCATTGCAGTCATGTGGAA AAGAAAGCTGTTGCTCACCGGAGGTCGTCAAGTCTAAGTTGTAGAATAGAGAAGGCAGACTTATGGCCCGACAGTCAAAAGTCGGATTATTTCCGGTTTCTAGCTTGCCGGACTGAATCAACAAAGTGCTTGGTACAGGGAAACTATATGTCTAACAATGAGACAGTAAAGCATGATGCAAATATCCATGTTTTTGCGTTGAATGACACGACCAGAGCCATTTCCACCATTTGCTCCTCAGAAAGCCTGAGGGATTGTGAAATTGCGATTCGGACGGTCAGTGAAGCTTGGCTAAATTCTCATGGAGATAAGGTAATTGAAACCTCACTGTCACAGGTTTCAGTAATACGAGGGATCATGGAGGTTCTCTATGTGTCCAACGATGATGAGATTTTGGAGCTCGCAATATCCATTTTGGCAGAACTCGCAACTAAGAGTGAGATGAATAAAAGATGCATACTAAACTCGGATCCCCAGCTTGATGTTTCAATAAGACTATTGAGAAGTAGTAACCTATTCCTGAAAGCCGCAGCTCTACTTTACCTGGTGAAACCAAAGGCGAAACAGATGATATCGTTGGAGTGGGTTCCACTAGTCCTCAGAGTGTTGGAATTTGGTGATCAACTGCAGAGTTTATTCTCTGTGAGGTGCATTCCTTATGAGGCAGCGTATTACTTCCTAGACCAACTTCTAACGGGATTCGACGAAGACAAGAATTTAGAGAATGCAAGGCAGATCGTTTCAGTTGGTGGATTAAGCTTGTTGGTGAGGAGGATGGGTGAGGGGAATAGCGGTGAGAAGAGCAGAGCTGCTTCTCTCCTTCATTATTGCATCCAAGCTGATGGAAGCTGTCGCCACTACTTGGCGAAGAACTTAAAGAAAGAGGCTGTTGTATCCCTGCTAGTCCTGGAAAGGCAGTCAAATTCTCATGCCCTAGCACTACTGACAGAGTTACTACGGCTTAGCTG GAGAAATGGGAGAATAGAATCTTTAACTGGATTAATAAAGGGATGGGATTGCTTAAACACCATGCACATTTTGTTGTTCAACCTCCAAAGGGCACGGCCTAAACAACGGCCCATCATTGCAGTCTTATTGCTTCAGCTAGATCTCATG GGGGATCCTCTTGAACACAGTGTATACAGAGAGGAGGCAGTAGATGCAATTGTAAAAGCACTAGACTGTTGGGTGTTTGATGAAAAGGTTCAGGAGCAATCCGCGAGAGCTCTCTCAATTCTGGGAGGACACTTCTCTTACAGTGGAGAGGCAGAGGTAGAGACATGGCTATTGAGAAAAGCAGCAGTCAATGAAAACACAGGAAATAccttatacacacacatg AACGAAGAGGATAAAACCATGGAGATTTGGCAGAGGAAAACAGCGATTGCATTGCTCACCAGCGGAAATAGGAGGTTAATTTCTGCTCTTTCAAACGCAATGGCACACAGCATTCCATGTTTGGCACGATCAAGCCTAGTGACTATTTGTTGGATAAGCAGTGCTCTCGATTCCCTTGGGGATAAAGAACTTTATTCTGCAGCATGCTCAATCCTCGCGCCACAGCTGATAGAATGCTTGAAGGATAAAACCACTGCTGAGGAAAAGATTCTAGCTTCGTTTTCTTTACATAACCTTGGAAAGGGTACAG attatttttcttggctGTCTCGATTGGAGAAAGAGGAAGTTCTTGGTTGCCTTCACAAACTCTCCCGGGTAACATGGACGGCTAAGGAGTTAATCCCAGTTGTCACAACCACTTTGTTCAAGGATTCCTTTCCTTAA
- the LOC105175852 gene encoding putative E3 ubiquitin-protein ligase LIN isoform X2, whose protein sequence is MASLHKLLSEEGFERQNSRKPKKKVKFKDRSRREDSSIALPIYVCHDRRSFDSSRQRAEKALSLKGSSVFSSTRVGSGSERSNAKSVAQGTPRRDEPAVDGVAVKAMISILSGYVGQYLSDENFRQVIREKCRSCFEGRKKQSDNEIFAHLEMGIQSIERLVESRDIKEEMDLESLQKSIKILNIVASLDSNKSLINDSYLSACAHLYLSIVYKIAKNDKIAARHLLQVFSVSPFLARTHLLPELWEHFFLPHLLHLKIWANKELDVLATWGYADKDKRIIALNEQYNSQMDTGTSKFALYYKDWLKFGGQAPPTPSVPLPWKPTYARSRRKSSDSSTSFHSKSNKSLYQAVFGPIVKGRSMDLDNGNEDSKSVWDLEVGEKVRRAEEDIKHCSHVEKAVAHRRSSSLSCRIEKADLWPDSQKSDYFRFLACRTESTKCLVQGNYMSNNETVKHDANIHVFALNDTTRAISTICSSESLRDCEIAIRTVSEAWLNSHGDKVIETSLSQVSVIRGIMEVLYVSNDDEILELAISILAELATKSEMNKRCILNSDPQLDVSIRLLRSSNLFLKAAALLYLVKPKAKQMISLEWVPLVLRVLEFGDQLQSLFSVRCIPYEAAYYFLDQLLTGFDEDKNLENARQIVSVGGLSLLVRRMGEGNSGEKSRAASLLHYCIQADGSCRHYLAKNLKKEAVVSLLVLERQSNSHALALLTELLRLSWRNGRIESLTGLIKGWDCLNTMHILLFNLQRARPKQRPIIAVLLLQLDLMGDPLEHSVYREEAVDAIVKALDCWVFDEKVQEQSARALSILGGHFSYSGEAEVETWLLRKAAVNENTGNTLYTHMNEEDKTMEIWQRKTAIALLTSGNRRLISALSNAMAHSIPCLARSSLVTICWISSALDSLGDKELYSAACSILAPQLIECLKDKTTAEEKILASFSLHNLGKGTDYFSWLSRLEKEEVLGCLHKLSRVTWTAKELIPVVTTTLFKDSFP, encoded by the exons ATGGCATCCCTGCATAAACTGCTGTCTGAAGAAGGATTCGAGCGCCAAAATTCTCgaaaacccaagaaaaaggTCAAGTTCAAAGACAGAAGCCGTCGGGAAGATTCATCAATCGCACTCCCCATTTACGTCTGCCATGATCGCAGAAGCTTTGATTCTTCGCGTCAAAGGGCTGAAAAGGCCCTCTCCCTCAAGGGCTCTTCCGTTTTTTCGTCAACAAGAGTAGGTTCTGGCTCTGAAAGATCGAATGCCAAGTCAGTGGCTCAGGGAACTCCAAGAAGAGATGAACCCGCCGTTGATGGTGTTGCCGTCAAAGCTATGATTTCTATCTTGAGTGGCTATGTTGGGCAATATTTGAGTGACGAGAATTTCCGCCAAGTCATTAGAGAAAAGTGCCGTTCTTGCTTTGAGGGAAGGAAGAAGCAATCAGATAACGAGATTTTCGCTCATTTGGAAATGGGCATTCAGAGCATTGAAAGGTTGGTTGAGAGTCGTGACATAAAGGAAGAGATGGACTTAGAGTCACTGCAAAAGTCCATCAAGATACTGAACATTGTAGCATCCTTGGATTCTAATAAGAGTTTGATCAATGATTCATATCTCTCCGCTTGTGCGCATCTTTACTTATCAATCGTATACAAGATTGCCAAAAACGATAAGATTGCAGCAAGGCACCTCCTGCAAGTTTTCAGCGTGTCCCCATTTCTTGCTCGAACGCATTTGCTTCCTGAACTTTGGGAgcatttctttcttcctcatcttcttcatctcAAGATTTGGGCCAACAAAGAGCTCGATGTTCTGGCAACTTGGGGATATGCCGACAAGGACAAAAGGATTATAGCTTTGAACGAGCAGTACAATAGCCAAATGGATACTGGCACATCAAAATTTGCTCTGTACTACAAGGACTGGCTAAAATTTGGTGGGCAAGCCCCTCCTACCCCATCAGTGCCTTTGCCTTGGAAACCAACTTATGCACGTTCAAGAAGGAAGTCTTCAGACTCTTCTACTTCTTTTCACTCCAAGAGCAATAAATCACT GTATCAAGCAGTATTTGGCCCTATTGTGAAGGGACGGTCAATGGACCTGGACAATGGAAATGAAGATTCCAAAAGTGTGTGGGATTTAGAGGTAGGAGAAAAAGTGCGTAGGGCAGAGGAAGATATAAAGCATTGCAGTCATGTGGAA AAAGCTGTTGCTCACCGGAGGTCGTCAAGTCTAAGTTGTAGAATAGAGAAGGCAGACTTATGGCCCGACAGTCAAAAGTCGGATTATTTCCGGTTTCTAGCTTGCCGGACTGAATCAACAAAGTGCTTGGTACAGGGAAACTATATGTCTAACAATGAGACAGTAAAGCATGATGCAAATATCCATGTTTTTGCGTTGAATGACACGACCAGAGCCATTTCCACCATTTGCTCCTCAGAAAGCCTGAGGGATTGTGAAATTGCGATTCGGACGGTCAGTGAAGCTTGGCTAAATTCTCATGGAGATAAGGTAATTGAAACCTCACTGTCACAGGTTTCAGTAATACGAGGGATCATGGAGGTTCTCTATGTGTCCAACGATGATGAGATTTTGGAGCTCGCAATATCCATTTTGGCAGAACTCGCAACTAAGAGTGAGATGAATAAAAGATGCATACTAAACTCGGATCCCCAGCTTGATGTTTCAATAAGACTATTGAGAAGTAGTAACCTATTCCTGAAAGCCGCAGCTCTACTTTACCTGGTGAAACCAAAGGCGAAACAGATGATATCGTTGGAGTGGGTTCCACTAGTCCTCAGAGTGTTGGAATTTGGTGATCAACTGCAGAGTTTATTCTCTGTGAGGTGCATTCCTTATGAGGCAGCGTATTACTTCCTAGACCAACTTCTAACGGGATTCGACGAAGACAAGAATTTAGAGAATGCAAGGCAGATCGTTTCAGTTGGTGGATTAAGCTTGTTGGTGAGGAGGATGGGTGAGGGGAATAGCGGTGAGAAGAGCAGAGCTGCTTCTCTCCTTCATTATTGCATCCAAGCTGATGGAAGCTGTCGCCACTACTTGGCGAAGAACTTAAAGAAAGAGGCTGTTGTATCCCTGCTAGTCCTGGAAAGGCAGTCAAATTCTCATGCCCTAGCACTACTGACAGAGTTACTACGGCTTAGCTG GAGAAATGGGAGAATAGAATCTTTAACTGGATTAATAAAGGGATGGGATTGCTTAAACACCATGCACATTTTGTTGTTCAACCTCCAAAGGGCACGGCCTAAACAACGGCCCATCATTGCAGTCTTATTGCTTCAGCTAGATCTCATG GGGGATCCTCTTGAACACAGTGTATACAGAGAGGAGGCAGTAGATGCAATTGTAAAAGCACTAGACTGTTGGGTGTTTGATGAAAAGGTTCAGGAGCAATCCGCGAGAGCTCTCTCAATTCTGGGAGGACACTTCTCTTACAGTGGAGAGGCAGAGGTAGAGACATGGCTATTGAGAAAAGCAGCAGTCAATGAAAACACAGGAAATAccttatacacacacatg AACGAAGAGGATAAAACCATGGAGATTTGGCAGAGGAAAACAGCGATTGCATTGCTCACCAGCGGAAATAGGAGGTTAATTTCTGCTCTTTCAAACGCAATGGCACACAGCATTCCATGTTTGGCACGATCAAGCCTAGTGACTATTTGTTGGATAAGCAGTGCTCTCGATTCCCTTGGGGATAAAGAACTTTATTCTGCAGCATGCTCAATCCTCGCGCCACAGCTGATAGAATGCTTGAAGGATAAAACCACTGCTGAGGAAAAGATTCTAGCTTCGTTTTCTTTACATAACCTTGGAAAGGGTACAG attatttttcttggctGTCTCGATTGGAGAAAGAGGAAGTTCTTGGTTGCCTTCACAAACTCTCCCGGGTAACATGGACGGCTAAGGAGTTAATCCCAGTTGTCACAACCACTTTGTTCAAGGATTCCTTTCCTTAA